In the Clostridium gelidum genome, TCAAAACATAAGACAGCATCGTATAAGAAAAAAGTCTTGATAGCAGGTGGGGGCGCAGCTGGAATGGAAGCAGCAATTACAGCTGCGCAAAGAGGACATGATGTAACATTAGTTGAGAAGTCTGATAAATTAGGTGGAAATCTTTATCCGGCTGGTGCTGCATATTTTAAAAAGGATATTATAGATTTTTGTAATGTCTTGATTAAGAGAGTAGAAAATGCAGGAGTAAAAGTAATTCTGAATACAGAAGTTACAAAAGAATATGTGAAAAAATTTAATTCCGATACATTAATGGTTGCAATAGGTTCAAAGGAACTTGTACCACCAATCAAAGGAATAGATTCTCCAAAAGTTATCATGGCTATTGATGCAGAATTGAATCATGATAAGTTAGGTGAGAATGTTGTGATTATGGGAGGCGGTCTTGTTGGAAGTGAGGCGGCAGTTTCCTTTAAACATGATGGAAAAGAATGTTCAATTATTGAAATGAAAAGTGATGTTGCAGAAGATGTGAATTCATTCTATAGAGGAGGCTTAATGGTAGAAGTTGAAAAATCAGCTACTATCTATACAAATACAATTATAAAAGAAATAGTGCCTTCTGGTGTATTATGCACAAAAAATGGTGAGGAATTTATTATTGAAGCAGATAGTATAGTGTGTGCACTTGGTTTTAGAGCACCATATGATAAAGTAGATGAATTGTGCGATTTAGTAGATGAATATTATATTATTGGTGACTGTAAAAATGTTGGACAGATTTATCATGCAGTAAATAATGCATATTATTCAGCAATGATGATATAAAAGTAAGAAGATAGTAAAGGAGCTATTGTATTAGCTATAAAATTAAAAAAGTAAGATATATATGATTTGTTCATTATATATCTTACTCTTTTATTATATTTCTTTTGAAGTTGATTCTCTAACTATAAGTTGGTGCTCAATATAAATTTTTCTTCCTCTAGATAGCTCTCCATTAATTAAAGATACAAGCATTTTGATAGTTTCAGAGCCAATTTCTTTAAATGATTGATCTACAGTTGTGATTGGAGGATCAAAAAATTCTGAAATTTCAGAATTATCAATACCAGCAACAGAAATTTCATCAGGAATTGATATTTCAGCCTTTTTTAACTTGTAAATACATCCTATAGCTAGATTATCACTTATGCAAAAAATCGCATCAGGTCTATTTTCTAAAGCAAGAATTTTTTTTGTAGCATCACTTCCTCCATCTATTGTGAAGTCAACATGAAATATTAAAGAGTCATCACAAGGAAGATTATTATCTCTTAAAGCATCCATATAACCTTTTTCTCGTTCACGTTCGAAATGTACAATTTTACCTTCAGTTGCCCCAGAAATAATAGCAATTCTTTTCTTGCCAGTTTGAATAATATGAGAAACTACATCATAAGCGATTGTACGATCATCAGCAGAAACAATATAATTATCAATTGTATCTAAAAGTGGCTTACCGATTTGAACTACTGGATAATGACTAATTATTTGTTTAAATTCATTATTGCTTTCTGATATATCTAACAAGATAATTCCTGCAATAATATTATTTTTTAGTATATTAACAACTTCTTTTGCGCCTTCTGTACTACTTGGATTGCTGCAATAATGGTAGATAATATGATATCCCAGCTCACAAGCAGTATCTTGAAAACTATTAAATAAATCTTCAAGAAGAGTACCAGTAATAACTAAAATAACTTTTAAGTTAGTACGTTTTACTTCTTTATTTTTAGCACTGACCTTATAACCAACCTTATCGATAGCAGCACGAACACGTTCGCGTTTTTCTTCTGTAACCATAAAACTATTATTTAATACACGTGAAACTGTTGCAACGGAAACGTCTGCCTCTTTTGCAACGTCTATAACTGTTGCCATAATATTCCCTCCTTAAATTAGTGAAATTATAAAGTTTTTAATAACATAGTGTTGAATTACTTCCTATTTATATATCAAATATTGAAATAGTTACAGAATTAATTGAAAAATTTCAATATGACAACTTTGTAAAACGTTTGTAATAAATTATAGTATATATGAAAATTAAAAGCAATAGATCATTGCAAATAGAGATTTATATAGAGCTCAGAATCAAATAAAATAAGTTAAAAATAAAATTTACAGAAAAAAATAAGAAA is a window encoding:
- a CDS encoding LacI family DNA-binding transcriptional regulator, which codes for MATVIDVAKEADVSVATVSRVLNNSFMVTEEKRERVRAAIDKVGYKVSAKNKEVKRTNLKVILVITGTLLEDLFNSFQDTACELGYHIIYHYCSNPSSTEGAKEVVNILKNNIIAGIILLDISESNNEFKQIISHYPVVQIGKPLLDTIDNYIVSADDRTIAYDVVSHIIQTGKKRIAIISGATEGKIVHFEREREKGYMDALRDNNLPCDDSLIFHVDFTIDGGSDATKKILALENRPDAIFCISDNLAIGCIYKLKKAEISIPDEISVAGIDNSEISEFFDPPITTVDQSFKEIGSETIKMLVSLINGELSRGRKIYIEHQLIVRESTSKEI